From the Orenia metallireducens genome, one window contains:
- the galU gene encoding UTP--glucose-1-phosphate uridylyltransferase GalU has product MKVRKAVIPAAGLGTRFLPATKAQPKEMLPIVDKPTIQYIVEEAVASGIEDLIIITGKHKRAIEDHFDRNLELELALEAKGKKELLETVRDISDLINVHYVRQKETKGLGHAILCAKTFIGNEPFAVLLGDDIVNADKPVTRQLIEEFEEKESTIIGVQEVPDNLVHKYGIVDYSEQYDNLYKVRALVEKPNLEDAPSNIAILGRYIITPEIFNILENTPPGKGNEIQLTDALQKLMDKEQVYAKVFSGKRYDIGNKLGFLEATIEFAMGREDIKDEFKAYLNKFFKENKGIFE; this is encoded by the coding sequence ATGAAGGTAAGAAAAGCAGTAATTCCAGCAGCAGGTTTAGGAACTAGATTTTTACCAGCTACCAAGGCACAGCCTAAGGAGATGTTACCAATAGTAGATAAGCCTACTATTCAATATATTGTTGAAGAGGCTGTAGCTTCTGGAATTGAAGATTTGATTATCATAACTGGAAAGCATAAACGGGCTATAGAAGATCACTTTGATAGAAACCTAGAGTTGGAGCTGGCTCTAGAGGCTAAAGGAAAGAAGGAATTATTAGAGACTGTTAGAGACATATCAGATTTGATTAATGTTCATTATGTAAGACAGAAAGAGACTAAAGGTTTAGGACATGCTATTTTGTGTGCTAAGACCTTTATAGGTAATGAGCCTTTTGCTGTGTTATTAGGTGATGATATTGTCAATGCTGATAAGCCTGTAACTAGACAGTTAATTGAAGAGTTTGAAGAGAAAGAATCTACTATTATTGGTGTACAAGAAGTACCTGATAATTTGGTACATAAGTATGGAATTGTAGATTATTCTGAACAATATGATAATCTGTATAAAGTTAGAGCATTGGTTGAGAAGCCTAATTTAGAGGATGCACCTTCTAATATTGCTATTTTAGGAAGATATATTATTACCCCAGAGATATTCAATATATTAGAGAATACTCCACCAGGTAAAGGTAATGAGATTCAATTAACGGATGCCTTGCAGAAGTTGATGGATAAAGAGCAGGTTTATGCAAAGGTCTTTAGTGGAAAGAGATATGATATAGGAAATAAATTAGGATTTTTGGAGGCAACTATCGAATTTGCTATGGGGCGTGAAGATATTAAAGATGAGTTTAAAGCGTATTTAAATAAGTTTTTTAAAGAGAATAAGGGAATATTTGAGTAA